The following proteins come from a genomic window of Aspergillus oryzae RIB40 DNA, chromosome 4:
- a CDS encoding uncharacterized protein (predicted protein), whose translation MKMQAGTASGHEDRGLSLWVVNSIFIGLATLAVIARFVARKLKNLVLAADDWAILIALALLLTLTDASKLLDWVLYGLFIACRGYGLGRHREVVPEADIAVFLQLLYYFQIFYILAPPTVKLSLLLLYRRIFLSSRFLKIVYTIGAIVSIWAIIMTFLAIFNCKPISAFWTGQGECIPFKQFAIGYAIVNIITDLAVWLMPIPNMWKLQLPTAQKVALTLIFVLGLMYGPLGPLGG comes from the exons ATGAAAATGCAGGCTGGCACTGCCTCAGGCCATGAGGACCGAGGTCTGTCGCTTTGGGTTGTTAACAGTATATTCATCGGACTAGCGACTCTAGCGGTCATCGCGAGATTCGTTGCAAGAAAGCTGAAGAACCTAGTCCTCGCCGCCGATGATTGGGCAATTCTTATTGCATTG GCTTTGCTTTTGACACTGACTGACGCCAGTAAGTTGCTTGACTGGGTACTGTATGGCCTGTTTATTGCAT GCAGAGGATATGGGCTCGGAAGGCACAGAGAGGTGGTCCCAGAGGCTGATATCGCTGTGTTTCTTCAGCTACTGTACTACTTCCAGATCTTCTATATCCTCGCGCCGCCGACCGTGAAGCTGTCGCTTTTGCTGCTGTATCGTCGCATCTTCCTATCCTCCCGGTTCCTCAAGATTGTGTACACCATCGGTGCAATTGTTAGTATATGGGCTATCATCATGACCTTCCTAGCCATCTTCAACTGCAAACCAATCAGTGCGTTCTGGACCGGCCAGGGAGAATGCATCCCATTTAAGCAGTTCGCCATCGGATATGCCATCGtgaacatcatcaccgaCCTAGCAGTATGGCTCATGCCAATCCCGAACATGTGGAAGCTGCAGCTTCCGACCGCCCAGAAGGTGGCTCTAACACTCATCTTTGTCCTTGGCCTTATGTATGGACCCCTCGGCCCCCTAGGTGGCTGA
- a CDS encoding uncharacterized protein (amidases), with amino-acid sequence METPKEKPSWQEIAQGVQKTRDDSIAHVDPPIPSLPTALPNRVIDIPRQLLSSSEVSITETSAEDLVVSLAAGELTATAVARAFLRRAAIAQKLTNCIYELLPERALAQAERLDNYLVEHGTPAGPLHGLPISVKAHVGIAGRDNTAGFVGWVGRKNTDDAKIVKILVDAGAVVYARTTEPQGLMALETCSNITGNTVNPHNTALSAGGSSGGESALQALYGSPLGIGSDIGGSIRSPASNCGLYGLKPTNGRVPLIGCAAYVIGCETILGTLGPLSPTLGGIKLFMKTILAAKPWTTDPSLHQIPWRDNESHIYRDGKKKLTVGVLWDDGVVKPAPPVARALQEMMDRLKAFPSDVEVIEWKPYKQKEALEILTRLYAPDGGKAFAENLALSGEPYLPLLAWTLRDTPGVEELSLHEVWEWTLKREMFRYSYLQEWNTVAPKMDVILCPAYPTPAPLLDTSRYWGYTSIWNLLDYPAIVFPVTKVDPTRDAKDPTYTPRNEFDSWCHNHYDTQKQQEAPVCLQLVAKRFEDEKVVQALEVIKEKIGLPFVDCLA; translated from the exons ATGGAAACCCCCAAGGAGAAGCCGTCCTGGCAAGAAATTGCTCAGGGGGTGCAGAAAACTCGCGACGATTCTATCGCACACGTCGACCCCCCTATACCTTCGTTGCCTACAGCACTACCCAACCGGGTGATCGATATTCCTCGCCagctcctctcctcttcggaGGTATCCATCACGGAAACATCTGCTGAGGACTTGGTAGTCTCTCTAGCTGCGGGGGAACTGACCGCGACCGCGGTCGCAAGGGCATTCCTGCGACGTGCAGCAATTGCCCAAAAACTG ACCAATTGTATCTATGAACTCCTCCCCGAGCGCGCTCTTGCCCAGGCAGAACGATTGGACAATTACTTGGTCGAACATGGAACACCAGCAGGGCCGTTGCACGGCTTACCTATCAGTGTCAAAGCACACGTAGGAATTGCCGGACGAGACAACACGGCCGGATTTGTCGGCTGGGTTGGCCGAAAAAACACGGACGATGCGAAAATCGTCAAGATTCTCGTCGACGCGGGTGCCGTAGTGTATGCAAGAACGACGGAGCCGCAGGGTTTG ATGGCACTCGAAACCTGCAGTAACATCACAGGAAATACCGTGAATCCCCATAATACGGCCCTGTCTGCGGGCGGTTCATCAGGGGGTGAGTCCGCGTTGCAAGCGCTTTATGGCAGCCCCCTCGGAATTGGATCAGATATCG GTGGCAGCATCCGATCTCCTGCCTCGAACTGCGGGCTGTATGGCCTCAAGCCAACCAATGGCCGGGTTCCATTGATTGGATGCGCCGCATATGTGATCGGCTGTGAAACAATCCTAGGCACCTTGGGGCCACTCTCACCCACCCTAGGAGGAATTAAACTTTTTATGAAGACAATACTGGCCGCCAAACCTTGGACCACTGACCCCTCATTGCACCAAATTCCATGGCGCGATAACGAATCTCACATCTACcgagatggaaagaaaaagcttaCCGTGGGAGTGTTATGGGATGATGGTGTCGTGAAGCCTGCACCACCAGTAGCAAGGGCCTTGCAAGAAATGATGGACCGGTTGAAAGCCTTTCCTTCCGATGTGGAGGTCATCGAGTGGAAGCCTTacaaacagaaagaagcattAGAGATTCTT ACGAGGCTATACGCTCCTGATGGCGGCAAGGCATTCGCTGAAAACCTCGCCCTCTCAGGAGAACCCTACTTGCCACTCTTAGCATGGACACTCCGAGACACCCCTGGAGTTGAGGAGCTCAGTCTGCATGAAGTCTGGGAGTGGACTCTTAAGCGCGAAATGTTCCGATACTCTTACCTCCAAG AATGGAACACGGTCGCTCCGAAGATGGATGTGATCCTCTGCCCGGCGTACCCAACACCCGCGCCACTGCTTGACACCTCCCGTTATTGGGGATACACATCAATCTGGAATCTGTTGGACTACCCAGCAATTGTTTTCCCTGTCACCAAGGTCGACCCTACAAGGGATGCGAAGGACCCGACATACACGCCCCGAAACGAATTCGATAGTTGGTGTCATAATCATTACGATACGCAAAAGCAACAGGAAGCGCCGGTCTGTTTGCAGCTGGTAGCGAAGAGATTTGAGGACGAGAAAGTTGTCCAGGCCCTGGAGGTCATTAAGGAGAAAATTGGATTACCTTTCGTGGACTGCTTAGCATGA
- a CDS encoding uncharacterized protein (predicted protein) produces the protein MLVLGNWDVTFDYARGFMWSIIEVSLAIVCTCLPTMRVILKIIFSRSFARALGFSSLTPRRQSSSKRGWRRASQYNEIQGPWTVRPGAENQHHSDVTTGVERGDGATTVRGIRVLEEVKVELQHIKAPPDAAP, from the coding sequence ATGCTCGTCCTTGGAAATTGGGATGTGACATTCGACTATGCGCGCGGGTTCATGTGGTCCATTATCGAAGTTTCCCTCGCTATTGTATGTACCTGCCTTCCGACGATGCGCGTGATTttgaagatcatcttcaGTCGAAGTTTCGCTCGAGCACTAGGATTCTCGAGTTTGACTCCTAGGCGGCAGAGCTCGAGTAAAAGAGGTTGGCGTCGGGCATCCCAATACAATGAGATTCAGGGGCCGTGGACGGTGCGGCCCGGTGCCGAGAATCAGCACCATAGCGATGTTACCACAGGTGTTGAACGAGGTGATGGCGCCACCACGGTACGAGGGATTCGCGTTTTGGAGGAGGTCAAGGTTGAGCTTCAGCATATCAAAGCACCCCCAGATGCAGCGCCATGA
- a CDS encoding putative MFS monocarboxylate transporter (monocarboxylate transporter) yields the protein MSEMGMQEKFSGQPSRNDDHAQHADEPQAQPEHPGTGDTCARQGAEQEKPPPNGGLQSWLNVAAAFCVFVNTWGLITTFGAFQEYYRTVLLRNESSSAISWIGSIQATLIPMVGMVTGPLVDAGYLRILILSGSFLIVFGMMMTSLATEYYQVLLAQAFCTGLGGGISYIPAMVVLSSSFTTKRAVAIGCASIGSSVGSVIFPIMFRRLQPAIGFPWAVRCIAFINLLMSIIACSILCRHPGKKTQARSLVEWKALKHPTFMLLSVSLTCVMLAYYVPIFYVATYARVKLNTETNLSFYLVSIINGASAFGRTVPYLLGSRINTIFVLISCTAASAVAMYTWIATSNTAGFIVWACYWGFLSGVLVTAPTSIVAHPVFTPDKNYLGTRMGMMWGISSFGALAGAPIAGALVDLEHKNFVRAQVFSGSLMVGAVLLQVWPTIAALRYDRNKDREAK from the exons ATGTCAGAGATGGGAATGCAAGAGAAATTCTCCGGGCAACCCTCCCGAAACGATGATCACGCTCAGCATGCCGATGAACCGCAGGCACAGCCCGAACATCCGGGAACCGGAGATACATGCGCCCGGCAAGGTGCAGAACAGGAAAAGCCACCTCCCAACGGCGGTCTGCAATCGTGGCTCAATGTGGCGGCGGCCTTCTGTGTCTTTGTGAATACCTG GGGTTTAATTACGACATTTGGCGCGTTCCAGGAGTATTACCGAACTGTACTGCTGCGCAATGAATCCTCCTCGGCTATCTCATGGATCGGTAGCATTCAGGCCACTCTGATCCCCATGGTTGGAATGGTCACTGGACCACTGGTCGATGCGGGCTATCTGCGCATACTAATCTTGTCTGGTAGTTTCCTCATCGTATTTGgcatgatgatgacaagTCTAGCAACGGAGTACTACCAA GTCCTACTGGCACAAGCCTTTTGCACGGGATTAGGCGGAGGAATCTCGTACATCCCCGCAATGGTAGtgttatcttcctcctttaCCACAAAACGAGCAGTGGCGATCGGCTGTGCATCCATCGGCTCCAGCGTTGGCAGCGTGATCTTCCCAATTATGTTCCGTCGCCTACAACCCGCGATCGGATTTCCTTGGGCCGTCCGCTGCATAGCTTTCATCAACCTGCTCATGTCCATCATAGCGTGCTCGATCTTGTGTCGCCATCCGGGCAAGAAAACACAAGCTCGAAGTTTAGTTGAATGGAAGGCTCTGAAACACCCAACATTCATGCTCCTATCAGTATCGCTCACATGCGTGATGCTCGCCTACTACGTTCCGATTTTCTATGTTGCCACCTACGCACGGGTGAAATTGAACACGGAAACGAACCTGTCGTTCTACCTAGTGTCCATCATCAATGGAGCCTCGGCATTCGGACGAACCGTCCCTTACCTCTTAGGATCTCGGATCAACACGATCTTTGTCTTGATTTCGTGCACCGCCGCATCGGCCGTCGCCATGTACACCTGGATTGCGACAAGCAATACGGCCGGATTCATTGTCTGGGCCTGTTACTGGGGTTTCCTCAGTGGCGTTCTGGTCACCGCACCTACCTCAATCGTCGCGCACCCCGTTTTTACCCCAGACAAGAACTACCTTGGCACTCGGATGGGCATGATGTGGGGAATCAGTTCCTTTGGCGCGTTGGCCGGGGCACCCATTGCGGGCGCATTGGTCGACCTCGAACATAAGAACTTTGTTCGGGCCCAGGTGTTCTCTGGGAGTTTGATGGTAGGGGCTGTTCTTTTACAAGTGTGGCCGACTATTGCTGCACTTCGGTATGACCGTAATAAAGATCGGGAAGCCAAGTAG
- a CDS encoding uncharacterized protein (predicted protein) has product MNLPQVVPFVLLSTTFVFAVVELGLTGHLVSYFSQGSKEYRYDPSRNGYTSQTVTVAVPPILAFILFNSVWTMLVSAATAVIPWVFRTKADTNAALNKLITIGLLVLYFVTTVFWLASFADMAARLSYTAGKSDYVNAVIAFAVLIWFLFCALTLVVVLGICGVLKSDLPGYRALGKQDPPATAPQSTQMDQV; this is encoded by the exons ATGAATCTCCCTCAAGTGGTACCATTTGTGCTTCTAAGCACCACATTCGTCTTTGCAGTCGTCGAATTAGGTCTGACCGGCCACCTAGTCTCGTACTTCAGTCAGGGCAGCAAGGAATATCGCTATGATCCCTCGAGAAACGGATACACGTCCCAGACAGTGACGGTAGCAGTTCCACCAATCCTCgccttcattctcttcaactCAGTATGGACAATGTTGGTTTCGGCTGCGACCGCCGTTATACCATGGGTCTTTCGGACTAAAGCAGATACGAATGCTGCTCTCAACAAATTGATCACCATTGGGCTTCTCGTGCTTTACTTCGTGACTACGGTCTTCTGGTTAGCATCTTTTGCTGATATGGCGGCGAGATTGTCATATACAGCTGGAAAGTCGGATTATGTGAATGCGGTCATTGCTTTTGCGGTTTTGATATG GTTTCTTTTCTGCGCCTTGACGCTCGTTGTCGTTCTCGGTATCTGCGGAGTCTTGAAATCTGATCTTCCGGGTTATAGGGCCCTTGGAAAGCAGGATCCTCCTGCAACGGCACCGCAGAGCACACAAATGGATCAAGTATAA
- a CDS encoding uncharacterized protein (predicted protein), which produces MKAVLSLTALQLLASYVTGLPLQDSSLAKNIKRQNTSSWNPPSELVTPLNEVWEHEMSTYSDPLGFRNYGFDQVIDGKGKINYCVRWDSTQSVTQAQREQVETAVRRSFNKWIGELAGFDGFPYETVDVNVVGWAVKDKGLLQGDTSGIEVYTTTDEEGIPQCDPGCGRFFHQDNDYSACAAGADRHYDQSLWLTDGFEGGAGGDWGQRIGQEYFMQNLDLEDIHILLHEMGHTFALDDFYDWTPTGQTSFIMLAGSAMKITEFDAWMARDWWRHLKSRYSL; this is translated from the exons ATGAAAGCCGTTCTTTCACTCACAGCCCTCCAGCTGCTGGCCAGCTACGTAACAGGTCTCCCGCTGCAGGACAGCTCCTTggccaagaatatcaagcGCCAAAACACCAGCTCATGGAACCCTCCCTCTGAACTCGTGACCCCTCTCAACGAG GTATGGGAACACGAGATGTCAACCTACAGCGACCCCCTCGGATTCCGCAACTACGGATTCGACCAAGTAATCGACGGCAAGGGCAAAATCAACTACTGCGTGCGCTGGGACTCAACCCAGTCTGTGACCCAGGCACAGCGCGAACAGGTCGAGACTGCCGTCCGGCGGTCATTCAACAAGTGGATTGGTGAACTGGCCGGGTTCGACGGGTTCCCTTACGAGACGGTGGATGTCAATGTGGTCGGATGGGCTGTCAAGGATAAGGGTCTGTTGCAGGGCGATACCTCGGGTATTGAGGTGTATACTACTACCGATGAAGAGGGAATTCCTCAGTGTGATCCGGGCTGTGGACGTTTCTTTCATCAGGATAATGACTACAGCGCTTGTGCTGCTGGGGCGGATCGTCACTATG ACCAAAGCCTGTGGCTTACTGATGGTTTCGAAGGCGGCGCTGGTGGTGACTGGGGCCAGCGTATTGGTCAAGAGTATTTCATGCAGAACCTCGATCTCGAGGATATCCACATTCTGCTGCATGAGATGGGCCATACTTTCGCTTTGGATG ATTTCTATGACTGGACCCCTACTGGCCAGACTAGCTTCATCATGCTGGCTGGTAGCGCGATGAAGATTACTGAGTTTGACGCTTGGATGGCAAGGGACTGGTGGCGCCATCTCAAATCCCGCTACAGCCTTTGA